In Tubulanus polymorphus chromosome 8, tnTubPoly1.2, whole genome shotgun sequence, one genomic interval encodes:
- the LOC141910391 gene encoding glycoprotein 3-alpha-L-fucosyltransferase A-like, with protein MGVEDSTSYLKLVSWASSLKRYRFYFLAVVVIGAIVCTLNSVTIQNVNTLFSEMTIVVEGKRNVSNRTHGDVDNAENRRNNSGLILEKRSNSTTTSSQHFSLYRRALDFIETVGLIPLSDPSAIWPEMDHGVRLTAQLQHIPKQAVLASKQRKSKVLLLWGGFEKTFLAKRNSNPFSGCPVNTCRITDDRSKVGTADVIVIERHVIRSVIPSVPRPKHQVQVMFTMESPFHTPLHYGTGYQSSINWTANYRRDSTIPVPYGFFVRYNESVRFKVLKKNYASGKTKKVAWFVSNCNDKNERLKLAEELSKYISVDIYGKCGTLKCPRSDREKCLNLLDSSYKFYLAFENSNCREYITEKFFLNGLSRDIVPIVYGAHKDDYERVAPPHSFIHVDDFESPKQLAEYLHRLDENDHLYNSYFRWKGTGKIFNGGLYFWCRLCMLSHADDADKRRYVSNYDHWWRPEGICKMNSGYQRWTSPTYGTLWS; from the exons ATGGGAGTCGAAGATTCGACGTCATATTTAAAGCTGGTATCGTGGGCTTCATCGTTAAAGCGAtatcgtttttattttctcgCCGTTGTCGTCATCGGCGCGATCGTCTGCACGTTAAACAGTGTCACAATTCAAAACGTAAATACGTTATTTTCCGAAATGACGATCGTTGTCGAAGGAAAGCGTAATGTTTCGAATCGTACCCACGGTGATGTTGACAATGCGGAAAACCGTCGGAATAACAgtggattaatattagaaaaacGCAGCAATTCAACAACTACCTCTAGTCAGCACTTTAGTCTTTATAGACGCGCTTTAGATTTTATCGAAACCGTAGGACTTATACCTCTATCAGACCCATCCGCGATATGGCCCGAAATGGACCACGGTGTAAGACTGACCGCCCAGTTGCAACACATTCCCAAACAGGCCGTCCTAGCATCTAAACAGCGAAAATCGAAGGTGCTTTTATTGTGGGGAGGATTCGAGAAAACATTCCTAGCTAAACGTAATTCGAATCCATTTTCGGGCTGCCCTGTTAATACGTGTAGAATTACCGACGACCGCTCTAAAGTCGGAACGGCTGACGTCATAGTGATTGAACGCCACGTGATCCGGTCCGTTATACCATCGGTCCCCAGACCTAAACATCAAGTACAAGTGATGTTTACTATGGAATCGCCCTTTCACACTCCCCTACACTACGGAACCGGTTATCAATCGAGTATAAACTGGACAGCTAATTACCGACGCGACTCGACCATTCCCGTTCCGTACGGTTTTTTTGTACGTTACAACGAATCAGTTCGTTTTAAAGTTCTCAAAAAGAACTACGCCTCGGGTAAAACTAAGAAAGTCGCCTGGTTCGTTTCAAACTGTAACGACAAAAATGAGCGACTGAAACTAGCTGAAGAACTGTCCAAATACATCAGTGTGGATATATACGGCAAATGCGGTACTCTGAAATGTCCTAGAAGCGACcgtgaaaaatgtttaaatctATTAGACTCGAGTTACAAATTCTACCTGGCTTTCGAGAACTCTAACTGTAGGGAGTACATCACGGAAAAGTTCTTCTTGAACGGTTTGTC TCGGGATATTGTACCTATAGTTTACGGCGCTCATAAAGATGATTATGAACGCGTTGCTCCTCCACATTCGTTCATACACGTTGACGATTTCGAGTCTCCGAAACAACTTGCCGAATATCTGCACAGATTAGACGAAAACGATCATTTATACAATTCATATTTCCGATGGAAAGGAACCGGTAAAATTTTTAATGGTGGATTATATTTCTGGTGTCGTTTATGTATGTTGAGCCACGCCGATGACGCCGATAAAAGACGATACGTGTCCAATTATGATCACTGGTGGAGACCCGAGGGTATATGTAAAATGAATAGTGGATACCAGCGATGGACGTCTCCTACTTACGGTACACTGTGGTCCTAG